The following are encoded in a window of Bordetella genomosp. 10 genomic DNA:
- the mscL gene encoding large conductance mechanosensitive channel protein MscL, which translates to MSKATGFLKDFRNFAVKGNAVDLAVGVIIGAAFGKIVDSLVKDIVMPLVNFILGGSVDFSNKFIVLHMPEGYNGPMTYAEILKAGGNVFAWGSFVTVLINFILLAFIIFLMVKAIAGARSHLDATPAGATADQKLLAEIRDLLKAQQTQQTQLPPQQPPATPGA; encoded by the coding sequence ATGAGCAAAGCGACTGGATTTCTGAAGGATTTCCGTAATTTCGCCGTCAAGGGCAATGCCGTCGATCTGGCGGTCGGTGTCATTATCGGCGCGGCGTTCGGCAAGATCGTCGACTCCCTGGTGAAAGACATCGTGATGCCTCTCGTCAATTTCATTCTGGGCGGATCGGTGGATTTCTCCAACAAGTTCATTGTCCTGCATATGCCCGAGGGCTATAACGGCCCGATGACCTATGCCGAAATCCTGAAGGCCGGCGGCAACGTCTTCGCCTGGGGGAGTTTCGTCACGGTCCTGATCAACTTCATCCTGTTGGCTTTCATTATCTTCCTGATGGTCAAGGCCATCGCCGGCGCGCGTTCGCACCTGGACGCCACCCCGGCCGGCGCCACCGCCGACCAGAAGCTGCTGGCGGAAATCCGCGACCTGCTCAAGGCGCAGCAAACGCAGCAAACCCAACTGCCGCCGCAACAGCCGCCGGCCACCCCGGGCGCGTGA
- a CDS encoding glutathione S-transferase N-terminal domain-containing protein, with translation MMVLYSGTTCPFSQRCRFVLFEKGMDFEIRDIDLYNKPEDISVMNPYGQVPILVERDLVLYESNIINEYIDERFPHPQLMPADPVMRARTRLFLFNFEKELFVHVSELEDRTSKPDEKRLDRARQNIRDRLAQLAPMLLKNKYMLGDEFSMLDVAVAPLLWRLDHYGIELPKNAAPLQKYAERIFSRPAYIEALTPSEKVMRR, from the coding sequence ATGATGGTGCTTTATTCCGGAACCACGTGTCCGTTTTCGCAACGCTGCCGCTTTGTGCTGTTCGAAAAAGGCATGGATTTTGAAATCCGGGACATCGATCTGTACAACAAGCCCGAAGACATCTCGGTCATGAATCCCTATGGCCAGGTGCCCATCCTGGTCGAACGCGACCTGGTGCTGTACGAATCGAACATCATCAACGAGTACATCGACGAGCGCTTCCCGCATCCGCAACTGATGCCGGCCGACCCGGTCATGCGCGCGCGCACCCGCCTGTTCCTGTTCAACTTCGAAAAGGAATTGTTCGTGCACGTGTCGGAACTGGAAGACCGCACCAGCAAGCCGGACGAAAAGCGCCTGGACCGCGCGCGCCAGAACATCCGCGACCGCCTGGCCCAGCTCGCGCCCATGCTGTTGAAGAACAAGTACATGCTGGGCGACGAATTCTCCATGCTGGACGTGGCCGTGGCGCCGCTGCTGTGGCGCCTGGACCACTACGGCATCGAGCTGCCGAAGAACGCGGCTCCGCTGCAGAAGTACGCCGAACGCATTTTCTCGCGCCCGGCCTACATCGAAGCGCTGACGCCGTCTGAAAAAGTGATGCGTCGCTAA
- a CDS encoding cytochrome b, giving the protein MAGEKNVETTGLLGWVDRRFPATSTWKAHLSEYYAPKNFNFWYFFGSLALLVLVIQITTGIFLVMHYKPDAERAFQSVEYIMREVPGGWLIRYMHSTGASMFFVVVYLHMLRGLFYGSYRKPRELVWIFGVAIFLCLMGEAFFGYLLPWGQMSYWGAQVIVNLFSAIPFIGPDLAIFIRGDYVVSDATLNRFFAFHVIAIPLVLVGLVAAHLVALHEVGSNNPDGVEIKQGPKDRYGRPLDGVPFHPYYTVHDIVGVAGFLIVFAAIVFFGPEMGGYFLEYNNFIPADSLKTPPHIAPVWYFTPFYSMLRATTDDFTWVLSGAAVLGAIALFLKGGFKGAWRLVVPVILLVIAVLLRVLDAKFWGVVAMGGTVVILFFLPWLDRSPVKSIRYRPGWHKVLYAIFMVNFVVLGYVGTQPPSPALNLTSQVGTLYYLAFFLLMPVWSRLGSFKPVPDRVVFHAH; this is encoded by the coding sequence ATGGCTGGCGAAAAAAACGTCGAGACGACAGGTTTGCTGGGGTGGGTGGACAGGCGCTTTCCGGCGACCTCGACCTGGAAAGCGCATCTTTCCGAGTACTACGCCCCGAAGAATTTCAACTTCTGGTATTTCTTCGGCTCGCTGGCGCTGCTGGTGCTGGTGATCCAGATCACCACCGGCATCTTCCTGGTGATGCACTACAAGCCCGACGCGGAACGCGCGTTCCAGTCGGTCGAATACATCATGCGCGAAGTGCCGGGGGGCTGGCTGATCCGCTACATGCACTCGACCGGCGCGTCGATGTTCTTCGTGGTGGTCTACCTGCACATGCTGCGCGGCCTGTTCTACGGCTCCTACCGCAAGCCGCGCGAACTGGTCTGGATCTTCGGCGTGGCGATTTTCCTCTGTCTGATGGGCGAGGCCTTCTTCGGCTACCTGCTGCCCTGGGGCCAGATGTCGTACTGGGGCGCGCAGGTGATCGTGAACCTGTTTTCCGCCATTCCCTTCATCGGGCCGGACCTGGCCATCTTCATCCGCGGCGACTACGTCGTGTCCGACGCCACGCTGAACCGCTTCTTCGCCTTCCACGTCATCGCCATTCCGCTGGTGCTGGTGGGGCTGGTGGCGGCGCACCTGGTGGCCTTGCACGAAGTCGGCTCGAACAACCCGGACGGCGTGGAGATCAAGCAGGGACCGAAGGACCGCTACGGGCGGCCGCTGGACGGCGTGCCTTTCCATCCCTACTACACGGTGCATGACATCGTCGGCGTGGCGGGCTTCCTCATCGTCTTCGCCGCCATCGTGTTCTTCGGCCCGGAGATGGGCGGCTACTTCCTCGAATACAACAACTTCATCCCGGCGGATTCGCTGAAGACCCCGCCGCACATCGCGCCGGTGTGGTACTTCACGCCCTTCTACTCGATGCTGCGCGCCACCACCGACGATTTCACCTGGGTCCTGTCCGGGGCGGCGGTGCTCGGCGCCATCGCCCTGTTCCTGAAGGGCGGGTTCAAGGGCGCGTGGCGCCTGGTGGTGCCGGTCATCCTGCTGGTCATCGCCGTGCTGCTGCGCGTGCTGGACGCCAAGTTCTGGGGGGTGGTGGCCATGGGCGGCACCGTGGTCATCCTGTTCTTCCTGCCCTGGCTGGACCGCTCGCCGGTCAAGTCCATCCGCTACCGGCCGGGCTGGCACAAGGTGCTTTACGCCATTTTCATGGTCAATTTCGTCGTCCTCGGCTATGTCGGCACCCAGCCGCCGTCGCCGGCGCTGAACCTGACGTCGCAGGTCGGGACGCTCTACTACCTGGCATTTTTCCTGTTGATGCCGGTCTGGAGCCGCCTGGGCAGTTTCAAGCCCGTGCCCGACCGCGTCGTCTTTCACGCCCACTAA
- a CDS encoding ClpXP protease specificity-enhancing factor: MGESSTKPYLIRALHEWCTDNGYTPYIVVQVNARTMVPPAHVRDGQITLNIGNLATNQLRLGNDLIEFQARFSGIVEDVSVPVGAVSAIYARETGAGMGFEVQADEPAAEGENPVADTPAGQTEPRGDEPPPDDPPPRPRLTIVK; encoded by the coding sequence ATGGGCGAATCGTCGACCAAACCGTACCTGATCCGTGCCCTCCACGAGTGGTGCACGGACAACGGGTATACCCCGTACATCGTCGTGCAGGTCAACGCCCGCACCATGGTGCCGCCGGCGCATGTCCGCGATGGCCAGATCACGCTGAACATCGGCAACCTGGCCACCAACCAACTGCGCCTGGGCAACGATCTCATCGAGTTCCAGGCCCGCTTCAGCGGGATCGTGGAGGACGTCTCGGTCCCGGTGGGCGCCGTCAGCGCGATCTACGCGCGCGAAACGGGCGCCGGCATGGGCTTCGAAGTGCAGGCCGACGAACCGGCCGCGGAAGGCGAGAACCCCGTGGCGGACACGCCGGCCGGGCAAACCGAGCCGCGCGGCGACGAGCCGCCCCCCGACGATCCCCCGCCGCGCCCGCGCCTGACCATCGTCAAATAA
- the fic gene encoding protein adenylyltransferase Fic: MFNPELPYNDLPQLPPKVEVETKRVLKACIGARAALAELTGTANRIPNQGMLINVLPMLEAQASSEIENIVTTTDRLFQFANEAQQAHADPATKEALRYRTALHRGYRSLEERPLTAGTAVEVCRTIKGVDMDIRRVPGTALMNDATRQIIYTPPEGEQVIRDLLSNWEVFIHLEESLDPLVRMAMMHYQFEAIHPFSDGNGRTGRVLNLLFLISEKLLELPILYLSRYIIQHKQEYYRLLLKVTTEQTWEEWILYMLEAVRSTAEWTSMKIKAICDLMERTRDKLRQEAPKTYSHELLELIFAQPYCRISNIVESGIAQRQTASKILKDLVTMNILRELAVGREKVFINVELMNLLTRDPANPA; this comes from the coding sequence ATGTTCAACCCCGAATTGCCGTACAACGACCTCCCCCAACTGCCACCCAAAGTCGAGGTCGAGACAAAGCGCGTGTTAAAGGCATGCATCGGAGCACGAGCAGCCCTTGCAGAGCTGACAGGCACCGCCAATCGCATTCCTAACCAGGGCATGCTGATCAACGTCCTGCCGATGCTCGAGGCTCAGGCCAGCTCGGAAATCGAGAACATCGTTACGACGACCGATCGCTTATTTCAGTTTGCGAATGAAGCACAACAGGCGCACGCGGATCCTGCCACGAAGGAAGCGCTACGGTATCGCACGGCTCTTCATCGAGGGTACCGTTCTCTGGAAGAACGTCCATTGACCGCTGGCACCGCGGTCGAAGTTTGCAGGACGATCAAAGGCGTCGACATGGATATTCGGAGAGTGCCCGGGACCGCTCTCATGAATGACGCAACTCGACAAATCATCTACACGCCCCCTGAGGGCGAGCAGGTTATTCGCGACCTTCTCTCCAACTGGGAGGTGTTCATCCACCTGGAAGAGAGTCTCGACCCTCTGGTACGCATGGCGATGATGCATTATCAGTTCGAAGCCATCCATCCATTCAGCGATGGAAATGGCCGGACCGGACGCGTGCTCAATCTTCTGTTTCTTATCTCCGAGAAATTGCTCGAGCTACCCATTCTTTACCTTAGCCGATACATCATTCAGCACAAACAGGAGTACTACCGCCTACTCCTGAAGGTGACGACGGAACAAACGTGGGAAGAGTGGATCTTGTACATGTTGGAAGCGGTTCGCAGCACCGCCGAGTGGACGTCGATGAAGATCAAAGCAATATGCGATCTCATGGAACGCACACGAGACAAATTACGCCAGGAAGCACCGAAGACGTACAGTCACGAATTGCTCGAACTGATCTTCGCTCAGCCGTACTGCCGAATCTCCAACATTGTCGAGAGTGGCATTGCACAGCGGCAAACAGCGTCGAAGATACTGAAAGACCTTGTCACGATGAATATATTGCGTGAACTGGCTGTGGGACGTGAAAAGGTTTTCATCAACGTTGAGCTAATGAATCTGTTGACGCGCGACCCTGCAAACCCGGCATGA
- a CDS encoding Nif3-like dinuclear metal center hexameric protein: MNRIDTHELAAWLDQTLQPARFKDYAPNGLQVEGKASVGHIIAGVTATEALLRVAIERGADALLVHHGWFWRNEDARVRGPRRTRLALTLAHDLNLFAYHLPLDAHPQLGNNAQLARVLGLEAEADASGAPRTCGRDNLIWLGSAPGIATVGELSARIAERLRRAPQTIGDPDQPVGRIAWCTGGAQGMHAEALDAGAQVYITGEISEPCVHTARETGTAFISAGHHATERYGVQALGEAVARQFGIRVDFVDIDNPV; the protein is encoded by the coding sequence ATGAACAGAATTGACACCCACGAACTGGCGGCTTGGCTGGACCAGACGCTGCAACCGGCGCGTTTCAAGGACTACGCCCCCAACGGGCTGCAAGTGGAAGGCAAGGCATCGGTGGGCCATATTATCGCTGGAGTCACCGCGACCGAAGCCTTGCTGCGCGTCGCCATCGAACGCGGCGCCGATGCGTTGCTGGTGCACCACGGCTGGTTCTGGCGCAACGAGGATGCGCGCGTGCGCGGCCCGCGCCGTACGCGGCTGGCGTTGACGCTGGCGCACGACCTGAACCTGTTCGCCTACCACCTGCCGCTGGACGCGCATCCGCAACTGGGCAACAACGCCCAGTTGGCGCGGGTGCTCGGCCTGGAGGCGGAGGCGGACGCCAGCGGCGCGCCGCGGACCTGTGGCCGCGACAACCTGATCTGGCTGGGTAGCGCGCCCGGCATTGCCACGGTGGGCGAATTGTCGGCGCGCATCGCCGAGCGCCTGCGGCGCGCGCCGCAAACGATCGGCGACCCGGACCAGCCGGTAGGCCGCATCGCCTGGTGCACGGGCGGCGCGCAGGGGATGCACGCGGAGGCCCTGGACGCCGGCGCACAGGTCTACATCACCGGCGAAATCTCCGAGCCCTGCGTCCACACCGCGCGCGAAACGGGCACCGCCTTCATCAGCGCCGGCCACCATGCCACCGAGCGCTACGGGGTGCAGGCGCTGGGCGAGGCCGTGGCCCGCCAATTCGGCATACGCGTGGATTTCGTCGATATCGACAATCCCGTGTAG
- the petA gene encoding ubiquinol-cytochrome c reductase iron-sulfur subunit yields MSQNTMVHGDDEGAVPTNLPPDPSRRFWVTTACALGGVAGVATAVPFVSTFAPSAKARAAGAPVEVNVGDIPLGQMITVEWRGKPVWIIHRSKEQIDGLKVNDPLVADPQSKRPGFTPKYAENEYRSRKPELFVCVGICTHLGCSPTAHFETGSSGGMPGNWEGGFLCPCHGSTFDLAGRVFKNKPAPDNLEVPPYQYLSDARIIIGVDEDNKA; encoded by the coding sequence ATGAGTCAGAACACGATGGTGCATGGAGATGACGAAGGCGCAGTACCCACCAACTTGCCGCCGGACCCATCAAGACGTTTCTGGGTAACCACAGCCTGTGCTCTGGGCGGGGTCGCGGGAGTCGCAACCGCCGTACCCTTTGTAAGCACTTTTGCCCCCTCCGCCAAGGCCCGCGCGGCCGGCGCTCCCGTTGAAGTCAACGTCGGCGACATCCCCCTCGGCCAGATGATCACGGTCGAATGGCGCGGGAAACCGGTCTGGATCATTCACCGCTCGAAGGAGCAGATCGACGGCCTGAAGGTCAACGATCCGCTCGTCGCCGATCCGCAATCCAAGCGTCCGGGCTTCACGCCCAAGTATGCCGAGAACGAATACCGCTCGCGCAAGCCCGAGCTGTTCGTCTGCGTCGGCATCTGCACGCACCTGGGCTGTTCGCCGACCGCCCACTTCGAGACGGGCTCGTCCGGCGGCATGCCCGGCAATTGGGAGGGCGGCTTTCTCTGTCCCTGCCACGGCTCCACTTTCGACCTCGCCGGCCGCGTCTTCAAGAACAAGCCCGCGCCGGACAACCTCGAAGTTCCTCCGTATCAGTATTTGAGCGACGCCCGCATCATCATCGGCGTCGACGAAGACAACAAGGCCTAG
- a CDS encoding DUF2868 domain-containing protein — protein sequence MNTTETSLSTTSSPLGDLWLAETIRLREEHWGPVDDAQAVRQARLSPEPLPQRILLRARLLGRQTGLDACLAAWRRAAAVGLALLLGLGLLAGIGAALGALGDGARPVNVLHALGALLGLHALTFLFWLAASVFAVPSHAAAQGLARLWLWVSRRLARGPDTALAAQAFSSLLARGGGLRWLFGTVSHLVWLLALTAGLATLLLVLSTASYRFIWATTLLDPQTFVRLTDLLGWLPARLGFPVPDAALVAASDGTRQLPALAQAQWSMWLIGALVTYGILPRLLAWLLSVFMLRRALARLRLDPDMPGYAGLAARLAPIADTLDDDAPPLPQQGPRIGHANAGAVGVAPTLVGLEVAPDLPWPPAALPAGVADGGNLDTREQRRRLLDTLAARPAPRLLIVCDARQTPDRGALALIAELSAAAQATRFWLLGDEDGTDAAPSRAAAWRDQLRAAGVAGEDMLRDAGPALRWLEADHG from the coding sequence ACGACGTCCTCTCCCCTGGGCGACCTCTGGCTGGCGGAAACCATACGCCTGCGCGAGGAACACTGGGGGCCGGTGGACGACGCCCAGGCGGTCCGCCAGGCGCGTCTGTCGCCGGAGCCCCTGCCGCAACGCATCCTGCTGCGGGCGCGCTTGCTGGGCCGGCAAACCGGACTGGACGCATGCCTGGCGGCCTGGCGCCGCGCCGCCGCCGTCGGCCTGGCGCTGCTGCTGGGTCTCGGCCTGCTGGCCGGCATCGGCGCCGCCCTGGGCGCGCTGGGCGACGGCGCCCGCCCCGTCAACGTATTGCACGCCCTGGGCGCCTTGCTGGGCCTGCATGCCCTGACCTTCCTGTTCTGGCTGGCCGCCAGCGTCTTTGCCGTGCCGTCGCATGCCGCGGCCCAGGGACTCGCGCGGCTTTGGCTGTGGGTCAGCCGGCGCCTCGCGCGCGGACCGGACACGGCGCTCGCCGCGCAGGCGTTTTCCAGCCTGCTGGCGCGCGGCGGCGGCCTGCGCTGGCTGTTCGGGACCGTAAGCCATCTGGTGTGGCTGCTGGCGCTGACCGCCGGGCTGGCCACGCTGCTGCTGGTGCTCTCCACCGCCAGCTATCGCTTCATCTGGGCCACGACGCTGCTCGATCCGCAAACCTTCGTGCGCCTGACGGATCTGCTCGGCTGGCTGCCGGCGCGGCTGGGTTTCCCCGTGCCGGACGCGGCCCTGGTGGCGGCCAGCGACGGCACGCGGCAATTGCCCGCGCTGGCGCAGGCGCAATGGTCGATGTGGCTGATCGGCGCCCTGGTGACCTATGGCATCCTGCCGCGCCTGCTGGCGTGGCTGCTCAGCGTGTTCATGCTGCGGCGGGCCTTGGCCAGGCTGCGCCTGGATCCCGATATGCCCGGCTACGCGGGCCTGGCCGCCCGGCTGGCGCCTATCGCCGACACCCTGGACGATGACGCGCCGCCGTTGCCGCAGCAAGGGCCGCGCATCGGCCATGCGAACGCGGGCGCCGTCGGCGTGGCGCCCACGCTGGTCGGGCTGGAGGTGGCGCCGGACCTGCCGTGGCCGCCCGCCGCCCTGCCGGCGGGCGTGGCCGACGGCGGCAACCTGGATACGCGCGAACAGCGGCGGCGCCTGCTCGACACCCTGGCCGCGAGGCCGGCGCCGCGCCTGCTGATCGTCTGCGACGCGCGCCAGACGCCGGACCGCGGCGCGCTGGCCTTGATCGCCGAGCTGTCCGCGGCCGCGCAAGCGACGCGATTCTGGCTGCTGGGCGACGAGGACGGGACGGACGCCGCGCCGTCGCGCGCCGCCGCCTGGCGCGATCAACTGCGCGCGGCCGGCGTGGCCGGCGAAGACATGCTGCGCGACGCCGGGCCGGCGCTGCGCTGGCTGGAGGCAGACCATGGATGA
- a CDS encoding cytochrome c1: MIMIKKLMGAAALMLACTAALAAEGGYPLDRAPDRANDMAALQNGAKLFVNYCLNCHAATSMRYNKLRDIGLSDDQIKKNLMFTGEKVGDLMTVAMPPKDAKKWFGTIPPDLSVIARAKSQTAGAPGTDYIYTYLRSFYRDTSRPTGWNNLVYPNVSMPHVLWERQGPRELTTVAMHEVEGKGGEPGWERTTTVYDAQGYATVKKEAVEHFHGSESFNATFKASNPALTAQFDNDVADLSAFLTWMAEPVAQFRKELGVWVLLFLGLFLVVAMRLNASYWKHVR; this comes from the coding sequence ATGATCATGATCAAGAAGCTGATGGGTGCCGCGGCGTTGATGCTCGCGTGCACCGCCGCGCTGGCGGCAGAAGGTGGATATCCCCTGGATCGGGCGCCGGACCGCGCCAATGACATGGCGGCCCTGCAGAACGGGGCCAAGCTCTTCGTCAACTACTGTCTGAACTGCCACGCCGCCACGTCCATGCGCTACAACAAGCTGCGCGATATCGGGCTGTCCGACGACCAGATCAAGAAAAACCTGATGTTCACGGGCGAGAAAGTGGGCGACCTGATGACCGTCGCCATGCCGCCCAAGGACGCCAAAAAGTGGTTCGGCACCATCCCGCCGGACCTGTCGGTGATCGCCCGGGCCAAGTCCCAGACTGCAGGCGCGCCCGGAACCGATTATATTTACACCTATCTGCGTTCGTTCTACCGCGATACCAGCCGGCCGACCGGCTGGAACAACCTGGTGTACCCTAACGTGAGCATGCCGCACGTGCTCTGGGAACGCCAAGGCCCGCGCGAGTTGACGACGGTGGCCATGCACGAAGTCGAAGGCAAGGGGGGCGAACCCGGCTGGGAGCGCACGACCACCGTTTACGATGCGCAGGGTTATGCCACCGTCAAGAAGGAGGCGGTTGAGCATTTCCATGGCAGTGAAAGCTTCAACGCGACGTTCAAGGCCTCGAATCCGGCGCTTACGGCCCAATTCGACAACGACGTCGCCGATCTCAGTGCATTCCTGACCTGGATGGCCGAACCCGTCGCCCAATTCCGCAAGGAGCTGGGCGTCTGGGTGTTGCTGTTCCTGGGTCTTTTCCTGGTCGTGGCCATGCGCCTTAATGCTTCCTACTGGAAGCACGTCCGGTAA
- a CDS encoding S1C family serine protease, with amino-acid sequence MRRLWLIFAQAVTVCLAILFVVSVLRPDWVSLGGRAAPTAPAEPQTATPEPAKPAPPLSFARAVARAAPAVVNVYTAKHVDVPLIPMPSDPALRDLLGQLPGASRRHESTSLGSGVIVRAGYVLTNYHVVEAADAIEVALADGRETAAQVVGADPETDLAVLKLPAQFGETPVATLGSDGGLKVGDIVLAIGNPFGVGQTTTQGIVSALGRNRLGLNTYENFIQTDAAINPGNSGGALIDATGDVVGINTAIYSQSGGSLGIGFAVPIDTARAVMEEIIRSGQVKRGWLGVEPQDLTPELARAFRLSGNSGVIIAGVMRDGPAGRGGLRVGDIVRSIDGNEVQNTTSMLAMIALLPPGQEVIVTVLRNGRLVNLKVKIGVRPLRSR; translated from the coding sequence ATGCGCCGACTCTGGCTGATATTCGCCCAGGCCGTCACGGTCTGTCTTGCCATTCTATTCGTGGTCTCCGTGTTGCGGCCCGACTGGGTGAGCCTGGGCGGCCGCGCCGCGCCCACCGCGCCGGCGGAGCCGCAAACCGCGACGCCCGAGCCGGCCAAGCCCGCGCCGCCGCTGTCCTTCGCCCGCGCCGTGGCGCGCGCGGCCCCGGCGGTGGTCAACGTGTACACGGCCAAGCACGTCGACGTGCCCCTGATTCCCATGCCCAGCGATCCGGCCTTGCGCGACCTGCTGGGCCAGTTGCCGGGCGCCTCGCGGCGGCACGAATCGACCAGCCTGGGGTCCGGCGTCATCGTGCGCGCCGGCTACGTGCTGACGAATTACCACGTGGTGGAGGCCGCCGACGCGATCGAGGTGGCGCTGGCCGACGGCCGCGAAACCGCGGCCCAGGTGGTCGGCGCCGATCCCGAGACCGACCTGGCCGTGCTCAAGCTGCCCGCCCAATTCGGCGAGACGCCCGTGGCCACGCTGGGGTCGGACGGCGGGCTGAAGGTGGGCGACATCGTGCTGGCCATCGGCAACCCGTTCGGCGTGGGGCAGACGACCACGCAGGGCATCGTGTCGGCGCTGGGGCGCAACCGCCTGGGCCTGAACACCTACGAGAACTTCATCCAGACCGACGCCGCCATCAACCCCGGCAATTCGGGCGGCGCCCTGATCGACGCCACCGGCGACGTGGTGGGCATCAATACCGCCATCTATTCGCAGTCGGGCGGCTCGCTGGGCATCGGCTTCGCGGTGCCCATCGACACGGCGCGCGCGGTCATGGAAGAGATCATCCGCAGCGGGCAGGTCAAGCGCGGCTGGCTGGGCGTCGAGCCGCAGGACCTGACGCCGGAGCTGGCGCGCGCCTTCCGCCTGTCGGGCAACAGCGGCGTCATCATCGCCGGCGTGATGCGCGACGGACCGGCGGGACGCGGCGGCCTGCGGGTGGGCGACATCGTGCGCAGCATCGACGGCAACGAGGTGCAGAACACCACCTCCATGCTGGCCATGATCGCCCTGTTGCCGCCGGGCCAGGAAGTGATCGTGACGGTCTTGCGCAACGGCCGCCTGGTCAACCTGAAGGTCAAGATCGGCGTTCGGCCCCTGCGGTCCAGGTAG
- a CDS encoding GTPase/DUF3482 domain-containing protein, which translates to MDDTSDDRARPAPGASPADPSPAAPRPPADGTPAASGRPLQIALVGHTNTGKTSLLRTLTRDAGFGEVADAPGTTRRVQGAQLRLDGRPVLAWYDTPGMEDSVALLDYVDRLAGAERLDGPARIRRFLDAPEARGRFEQEARVLAKMLECDAALYVIDARDPVLAKHLDELALLAACGRPLLPVLNFVRAPAHRAAQWREAMARLGLHALVEFDTVAPPLDGERQLYARLAMLLDARAGTLQALSDQLARQRQERRGEAGRLAAGMLLDIAALRLASASDEPALRAAAQDLQDRARRREQACIDALLALYNFRHEDYDAEALPLTGERWGMDLFHPQALKDAGVSVGMGVAAGAMAGAAVDLMLAGVSLGTAALVGAATGGLWQSVERYGQRLLGKLRGYRELSIDDAVLRLLALRARRLIDALDRRGHAARDPLRLDEAQTDGDRAWREGKLPPELKEARSRPEWSTLNAAHEDTPRRAAAVRTLGERLSGADGAAQSA; encoded by the coding sequence ATGGATGACACGTCCGACGATCGCGCTCGCCCGGCGCCCGGGGCCTCGCCGGCGGACCCGTCCCCGGCGGCGCCTCGGCCCCCGGCGGACGGGACGCCGGCCGCCTCCGGCCGTCCGTTGCAGATCGCCCTGGTCGGCCATACCAACACCGGCAAGACCTCGCTCCTGCGCACGCTGACGCGCGACGCCGGCTTCGGCGAGGTGGCCGACGCTCCCGGCACGACGCGACGCGTGCAAGGCGCGCAGCTTCGGCTGGACGGGCGGCCGGTGCTGGCCTGGTACGACACGCCGGGCATGGAAGACAGCGTGGCCCTGCTCGACTACGTCGACCGCCTGGCCGGCGCGGAACGGCTGGACGGCCCCGCGCGCATCCGCCGTTTCCTGGACGCGCCGGAGGCGCGCGGGCGCTTCGAACAGGAAGCGCGCGTGCTGGCCAAGATGCTGGAATGCGACGCCGCGCTCTATGTCATCGATGCGCGCGATCCCGTGCTGGCCAAGCACCTGGACGAACTCGCGCTGCTGGCGGCTTGCGGCAGGCCGCTGCTGCCCGTGCTGAATTTCGTGCGCGCGCCGGCGCATCGCGCGGCGCAATGGCGTGAAGCCATGGCGCGGCTGGGCCTGCATGCGCTGGTCGAATTCGATACCGTGGCGCCGCCGCTGGACGGCGAACGGCAGCTATATGCGCGCCTGGCCATGTTGCTGGATGCGCGGGCCGGCACGCTGCAGGCCTTGTCCGACCAGTTGGCGCGCCAGCGCCAGGAACGCCGCGGCGAGGCGGGCCGGCTGGCGGCCGGCATGCTGCTGGACATCGCGGCGCTGCGCCTGGCTTCGGCTTCCGACGAGCCCGCGCTGCGCGCCGCGGCGCAGGACTTGCAGGATCGCGCGCGCCGGCGCGAGCAGGCCTGCATCGACGCCCTGCTCGCGCTCTACAACTTCCGCCACGAAGACTATGACGCCGAGGCTCTGCCGCTGACCGGCGAACGCTGGGGCATGGATCTTTTCCATCCGCAGGCGCTGAAGGACGCCGGCGTGAGCGTCGGCATGGGCGTGGCCGCCGGCGCCATGGCCGGCGCGGCGGTGGACCTGATGCTGGCCGGCGTCAGCCTCGGCACGGCGGCGCTGGTCGGCGCCGCCACCGGCGGCTTGTGGCAAAGCGTGGAGCGCTACGGCCAGCGTCTGCTGGGCAAGCTGCGCGGCTACCGCGAACTGAGCATCGACGACGCCGTGCTGCGCCTGCTGGCCCTGCGCGCCCGCCGCCTGATCGACGCGCTGGACCGCCGCGGCCACGCGGCGCGCGACCCGTTGCGGCTGGACGAAGCCCAGACCGACGGTGACCGGGCCTGGCGGGAAGGCAAATTGCCGCCGGAACTCAAGGAAGCCCGCAGCCGCCCAGAGTGGTCCACGCTCAACGCCGCCCACGAAGACACCCCCCGCCGCGCCGCCGCCGTCCGCACGCTCGGCGAGCGCCTGTCCGGCGCCGACGGCGCCGCGCAGTCTGCCTAG